The Stigmatella aurantiaca DW4/3-1 genome contains the following window.
AGAAGGCCTACGGCTCCGTTCCGGACACCGTGGCGGCGCTGGCCTACGACGCGACCCTGGTGGCGGTGGATGCGATGAAGCGGGCGCCGGACACGTCGGCGCGGCGCTGCGGGATGCCATCGCCGCGACGAAGGACTTCCCGGGCGTGGCCGGCAAGATCACCATCAACGCCCAGCGCGATGCGGAGAAACGTGGCGCCGTAGTCTGGGCTCTGGGCGGACCGCACGCGGGCACATGAATTGAAAGGACCGCGTGCATGTCCGCTCCTCCCCCTCCGCATCCGAAGCTGAATGCCAGGGCGTTCCGGCGCGATTGGCTGCGCTGGGCCCTGACCTGTCTGGGCCTGGTCCTGGGTTTGAATTTGCTGGCCGCGAGCTGCGGGCTCCTGGCCACAACAGCTTCCACGTGACCCTTGGGGCCATCCTTACGGGGATGAGCTGCGCGGCGAGGGCCCGGTGGTGTGGAGCCTGGGGGCCGATGGCCGCCCAGGCGGAGAGGGCACGGACTCGGATCTCTTTGACGCACAGCAGAAGTAACGTTTCGATGGTTTTTTACATCTTCCCTGGATTGCAATTAGTACGCCTTTCCCTATGCTCGCGGCCTCCTTATCGCCTTGGAGGTAGCCTTGCTTCGGACGTATGCCTTGTGCTTCTTCGCGTCGGGCCTTCTGGCCTGTTCGGACGTCCCGTTCCCACAAAGTCCCGAGGACGCGGAGTTTGATGAGCTGGGGCCGCGCGCGAATACCCAAACGCTCGCCTCCGCCATCGTCACGGAGGGGTCGAGCCGCCCCCGCCGCCGCCACGAAAACGACCAGGACTTCTCCAAGTACAATCCCTTCTACTGGGAAGGCCGCCAGTCCACCTTCAAGGTGGAGGACTTCACGCCCACCGGCGAGAAGCGCATCAAGTTCACCCTCACCACCGAGTGGCCGCAGGACTACATCCCCACCCGCGGCCCCGACTTCTCCGCCATCTACATCGGCAACCCCAGCGCGCCCTCCGAGACGGACCGCAGCAAGTTCGCGCTCAACATCCGCATGACCCATGTGCGGGATGCCCGCGTCTTCGAGGCCACCCTGGGCCCCGGCGAGTTCGCGGCGTTCGCCAGCCAGATGCAACCGGGGCAGATCCTCACCTTCGAGTTCCGCTTCTTCATGAGCGAGAGCTTCAGCGGGTGGGCAACGCAAAAGGCCAAGAACCCGCACAACATCTCGGCCTACTACTCGGAATTCCTCCGGATCCGCATCGGCCAGGGGGGCCTCTTCATCGATGACCCGCTCACGCCCAACGGAGTTCCCGCGGCCCAGCGTTCCGCCGGTGGCTGGACGACGACGCCCACCACCCGCGTGGAGCCCTGGCGGGCGCTCCAGCAACAAGCGAACAACATGCTGCCCTCGAACTCGCAACAGTTCATGACGGGCCGCACCTGGTTCCACACCGATTTTGTCTCGGGCGAGCACGCGACCGACGAGGCGGATGACAAGCCCACCATCTTCTTCGATGCGGACCGCGTGAGCCGCAGCAACCACGCGTCGAGCGCCTACAACGTCCGGAGCTGCAGCGCCTGCCACATCAACAACGGCACGAGCCTGCTTCCCGCCACCAATACGCCCGTCCACCTCACCGTCGCCCGGACCTTCGACACCCGTAACGGCGCTGCTCACGCAGTCTTTGGCAGGCAGCTCCAGACCCAGGGCGCCCACTCCGAGGGCACCCTCACCGTCGCCTCGTATGAGACCCGCGTGGAGCGCCTGAACGACGGGACCGAGGTGGTGCTGAAGAAGCCGCGCTTCGCCGTGAACTCCTCCCTCTCCCAGACCAACCTGGGCCTTTCCCCTCGCCGTCCCCAGGCGATGATCGGGCTCGGCCTGCTCGCAGCCGTTCCCGAGGCGACCCTCAAGCAGTTCGCGCAGCAGAACGGCGGCACCTACCGGACCCTCGACGGGAAGATGGGCCGCTTCGGCTGGAAGGCCGATCAGGCGACCCTCACCCACCAGATCCAGGCCGCGCTCAACAATGACCTGGGCGTTCTCAGCTCGCGCTTCCCGACGAACGACTGCGGCGGGCGCTGCACGGCCGGCAAGGGCCCGCTGTCCGCTCAGGCCATCGCGGACATGGAAGCGTACCTCTCGCTGCTCGGCGTTCCTCCGCGCATGTACCCCACGAGCGCGTCCGGAACGAAGGGCCCGGAGGTGGTCAAGGGCGAGGCCGTGTTCGACCGGCTCGGCTGTCAGCGCTGCCACGTGAAGAGCATGGTCACCGGAACCGCGCCGTTCCCCGAACTGGCGCAGCAGACCATCCAGCCGTTCACGGATCTGCTGCTGCATGACATGGGCACGGGGCTCTCGGATGGGTCGCCGGACGGCTTTGGCCAGAAGTGGCGGACCCCCGCGCTCTGGGGCATGAAGAACGTGAAGCACGCGACGGACTCGCGCGTCCGGGAGTTCCCGCCCGGCAACATCAACCTGCTCTGGCAGAACGCTCACGCCGCGGCGGATCAAAACCGCATCCAGTTCCTGCACGATGGGCGCGCCGAGAGCCTGGCCGAGGCCATCCTCTGGCACGGCGGGGAGGCGCAGTCCGCGGTGAACCTCTACAAGGGCCTGTCCCTGGCCGACCGCAAGGCGCTCGAAGCGTATCTCTGGGATCTCTGATTCCAGACGGTGGCATCCCCGGGCCTCTTCCCGGGGGTCCCCCCCTGCCCTTCAGGCGGAGAACGGGCTCACGTAGGGCGTCACGGCGAGCGTCGACACATAGGCGGAGGGGCGGAGGAGGGGCGCGGCCAGGGGCTGACGGATCAGTGAGCCCGTGCGGAGAAGAGGCGGCGCAGCCCCATGAGGTCCACGCCAGCCCAGGCCGCCGTTGAAGGGGGTGCGAGGAGCGGTAGGGGATTGGGCCTGTGGGCAGAATGGAAGTCCTGGTTGATCTTCTTTCGGCCCTTGCCGGAATGCTGGCCGATCGAGACCTTCAGGCCGCTTGCCATCGCATGCGAACCCAGCCTGCGAGCAGCCCGGCGCCGCTTTTCGCCGCAAGGCGCGGGTTCACAGCGCGCGTGTCGGGCCGGTCTTCACGTGCGTGGCATAGAGCGTGAGGCCGGTGAACGACAAACCGCCCACGAGGTTGCCCAGCACCGTCGGAATTTCATTCCAGACGATGTAGTCGGCAATCGAGAAATTGCCGCCCATCAGCAAGGCCGAAGGGAACAAAAACATGTTGACCACCGAATGCTCGAAAACCATCGCGAAGAAGACCATGATGGGCATCCACATCGCCACGACCTTGCCCGTGACGGAGGTGGAGATCATCGCGCCCACGACGCCGGTCGACACCATCCAGTTGCACAGCATGCCGCGCACGAAGAGCGTGAGCATGCCGGCCGCGCCGTGGCTTGCGTAGCCCAGCGTGCGGGCCTCGCCGATGCCTGCGATCACCTGGCCCACCTTGTCGGGCGGGGTGGAAAAGCCGTAGGTGAAGACGATGGCCATCAGGACGGCCACCGTGAATGCGCCGATGAAATTGCCGGTGAAGACCAGGCCCCAGTTCTTCAGCACGCCACCGAGCGTGACGCCAGGACGCTTGTCGACGAGCGCAAGCGGCGTCAGCACGAACACGCCGGTCAGCAGGTCGAAGCCGAGCAGGTAGAGCATGCAAAAGCCCACCGGGAACAGGATCGCGCCGATGATGGGATAGCCGGTCTGCACGTTGACCGTGACGGCAAACACCGCCGCCAGCGCCAGGATCGCACCGGCCATGTAGGCGCGGATCAGCACGTCGCGGGTGGCCATGAAGATCTTGGATTCCCCTGCGTCCACCATCTTCTTCACGAACTCTGCAGGCACGAGATACGCCATTTCAATTTCCCTCAAGCCATCAAGTTGCGTTCACGAACATCCGTGTGCATTTGCCAAGCACGGGACGTCGGACAGCAAGAACTGCACCAACTTCGATCTGCAGTCTGCAACAACCGATGAATGACGCATAGGCGGAATAGAGGCCATGTTGAGGGCGAGGATGGGAGCGGAGGGGCGGAGGAGGGCGGCGGACAGGGGCCGACGGAGCAGTGAGCCCGGTCGAGAGGCCGCGCAGCCCCGCCGAGCTGGAGCTGTCGGACGCGCGCACCACGAATGAACTTCCGAACTTACAGCGCCCTCCGCCAAGCCGTTGCCGTTGTCGTGGCTGGGTGCGCCACTTCTCAAAAGGCGCCTGAGACTCAAGAGGCGCCTGAGACCTACGCTTGGGCGCCTGTACGCCCACCCGCTGTGCCCGGAACGGGCCTCCCCACCCCCGACAGCCAGGGCAGGTTCGCCCCCAGCCCCTGCCAAGGAGCCCGCACAAGCGCGTGTTGCCACCCACCCGGGAGCCGGGCCTTTGGGCCGGAGATGATCCTCGCGCCTCGAAGGAACCGGAGGCGAACCCCACACCGGAGAAGTCCAGAGCGAACAGGAGGGACCCGCCTGCCCCGGTGACGACGGAGCGCCGCCGCCAGAGTGCGAGCCCACCCCAGTGCCGCATGGGGGCGAAGATCCTCCGCATAACGGGTGCGCCGATCAGTTTCCGCCGAACCGCTACCCCGGAAAGGACGTGCTCGTGGGCGGCAAGCGCTTTGATGCGCTGCAAGTCGGCGTGCGCGTGCTGTGGGAGATCAAGACCCATCGATTTGACACGTACAACATCTTCATCCGGCGGATGACGATCCTGGAGGAACTGCCGTTGTTACAGGAAGATCGGAGTGAGCACCCAAGCGCACAAAGACGCGCTGCTCGCCGAGGATCAGTCCCTCATTATCGTCGTCACGGGGTGCAAGCGATGACCAACCACAGAACCCTGATCCTCATCGTCTACGCGCCTGCGCTTGTGGGCGTCGACGGTCGCACGCTCGCAGTCGTCCACGGAATCGAACGGGCACTTCCCGGTGTGCGCTTGGCGTGGGAGCTGTCAAAGGCGGGGCGGCCCATCGCGTTGCCGCAACGCGATGGATGGCTCGCTGAGGCGAGCGCGCGCGGGATGCTTCCGCTGGTGTGCAACGGCGACGAGAGTTACCCCGTGACGGTTAAAGGATGGGGAACACCTGCGCGCCAAAGCGTGGGCGGCCAGCCGCAATTTGAAGTCCATGCAGAGCTGCCGCTGGATGCGGCCAGCATCGCGGCGGCGGCGGATCTGCTGGAAGGCGTGGCGGACTTGCTCTCTCGGGCGCGACGCACCGAGAGGGGCGGGTGGATCGTTCGGCTTACAGATACGCCGCTCGATCTCGACAACCCCTCGCACCTGGATGCGCTCTTGCGCGCGTACGAGCGCTTCCCGGAGATTGGCGGGCGCGTACCTCCGCGCTGAGTCACCGGGCCCGAGCTGGAGCGCTTGGTGACGTCCCTCGGGGCCGAGTTGGAGCTGCCCGAACGGGCTCCAAGCGCCCTGAACTGGGCGTGGCGATGGCCGCTGCCCTGGAGTGCCTCCGGGCCGAGCTGGAGCGGTAACGATGGCGCCGCTGCCGTTCCCGCCGCCGTTCCGAAATGGCGCCCCGCTGCCATTCGCGCCGTCGTCCGAAAGGCGCCCCGCTGCCCCAACCGGGCGCGGCGGGTTTGGCGCCGGGTTGCATCTAGCGGGCTGCTCCACGTCGCCGCGTCAGAGCGCTCCACCGACCTAGGATGCGAGCGGGGATGCGGGCGGGGATGTGGGCGGGCCCCATCAGCCAGCCGGGATGGGGGCAAGCTTCACCGGGCGCCCCGGTGGCGCCACTCGTGACGATCCCGCATTGGTGCCGGGACGGGCCCCGGTGGTGCCGTGGTGGGCCGTCATGGGCTTCAATTGCGCCGGGTGGGGCCGTCATGGGCTCCGGTGGCGCCGGGCGTGGCGCCGGGGTGGCGCCGGAGGAAACCCCGCAGAAGTCCCGTTGTCAGCCTCGCTTCAGCCCCGCGCCCGTGACACGACCAACCGCTGCCGCCACGTCGGCGGGGGTTGATCCGCCCGCGCGCATGGGCCCTCGGTGGCTCGGCTGCACGCTTGCCGATCTCCTTTCACGCTCCGCGCGCGGCCTGGACACCCGCCGTTGCCCTATGTCACTTCTGCCCGAGTTGTCGTGGGCTGTTCGGTTTGTCGGAGAGGCGGGTTAGGTGATGGGGGGAATCGAACCCACGCCGGGCGGTGCGAAACCTCTATTCGTAGCGGAGAATTGATGCCGCTCTGAGCCGTGAAGCTACACGAACCGCTACACAGGGCATGGCGGGCCGGGAGGGACTCACCGGAACTCGTTAACGGTGTAGACCCCTGCCACGGAGAATTCGAGGATGGCCATTCCTGGCTTGGAACCGGGGAGTTTCTTCAGTTGGCCTTTCGCGAGCCGGGCTACCGCGCAGATAGGCACCTTGTCTCCCCCGGGTGGGTGTGCCGCGTAATAGCGGATGACGACCTGAGACCCGCCCGTCCAAACCCGGCCGTACAGCCGCGTTGGCGACTCAAGCGGGCCGAGGTCTTCATCCAGCATGCTCTCAACTGGCCCGTCATACAGAGTAATGGGGCTGGTATCCGTCTGATTCACGTCAAGGGTCGCAAGGGCGGAGTCACCTACGGAGAGTCGGAGATACCGCATCGCCTTGAGGGCCTCCTCGGGGCACTCCTCAGGTCCAGGGGTCCCGTCTGGGCGAAGCGCTACCCGTCCGGCTCCGGTGGCCGGGCAGCCAAAGGACGTCGTCAGCAGCAGGGCGCCGCACAGGCACAACAGGGAACGCTTGATGATCCGCATGTCGGGCTCTTACTCGCGGACAAGCGAAGGGTCCAACTTCGCGAAGACGGGCACAAAACCGTCATCGCGAATGAGCTGGAGCGCCAAGGTTTCGAGCCCAGACTCCGAGACGAACGCGCTCCTGTCCGCGACAACGGCCACCGCACCGGTAGCGCCAGGAGCAATTGTTCGGGGCGTCATTCGCACGGCGCAGTTGAGCTTCTTCGTCTCAGGTAGCCAGAAGCCATCCGCCAGCGTCAACCGAGCTTCGTCCAGGTTCCAAGCACGGGGGCCATGATTCTCGACTCTCACGACAACTGCGACCTTCCCCTTGCCGGAATAGACGGTCGCGACAGCTTCTGAGTCCAAGTAT
Protein-coding sequences here:
- a CDS encoding type II secretion system protein GspG, which translates into the protein MCWPRAAGSWPQQLPRDPWGHPYGDELRGEGPVVWSLGADGRPGGEGTDSDLFDAQQK
- a CDS encoding di-heme oxidoredictase family protein → MLRTYALCFFASGLLACSDVPFPQSPEDAEFDELGPRANTQTLASAIVTEGSSRPRRRHENDQDFSKYNPFYWEGRQSTFKVEDFTPTGEKRIKFTLTTEWPQDYIPTRGPDFSAIYIGNPSAPSETDRSKFALNIRMTHVRDARVFEATLGPGEFAAFASQMQPGQILTFEFRFFMSESFSGWATQKAKNPHNISAYYSEFLRIRIGQGGLFIDDPLTPNGVPAAQRSAGGWTTTPTTRVEPWRALQQQANNMLPSNSQQFMTGRTWFHTDFVSGEHATDEADDKPTIFFDADRVSRSNHASSAYNVRSCSACHINNGTSLLPATNTPVHLTVARTFDTRNGAAHAVFGRQLQTQGAHSEGTLTVASYETRVERLNDGTEVVLKKPRFAVNSSLSQTNLGLSPRRPQAMIGLGLLAAVPEATLKQFAQQNGGTYRTLDGKMGRFGWKADQATLTHQIQAALNNDLGVLSSRFPTNDCGGRCTAGKGPLSAQAIADMEAYLSLLGVPPRMYPTSASGTKGPEVVKGEAVFDRLGCQRCHVKSMVTGTAPFPELAQQTIQPFTDLLLHDMGTGLSDGSPDGFGQKWRTPALWGMKNVKHATDSRVREFPPGNINLLWQNAHAAADQNRIQFLHDGRAESLAEAILWHGGEAQSAVNLYKGLSLADRKALEAYLWDL
- a CDS encoding formate/nitrite transporter family protein; translation: MAYLVPAEFVKKMVDAGESKIFMATRDVLIRAYMAGAILALAAVFAVTVNVQTGYPIIGAILFPVGFCMLYLLGFDLLTGVFVLTPLALVDKRPGVTLGGVLKNWGLVFTGNFIGAFTVAVLMAIVFTYGFSTPPDKVGQVIAGIGEARTLGYASHGAAGMLTLFVRGMLCNWMVSTGVVGAMISTSVTGKVVAMWMPIMVFFAMVFEHSVVNMFLFPSALLMGGNFSIADYIVWNEIPTVLGNLVGGLSFTGLTLYATHVKTGPTRAL
- a CDS encoding DUF5953 family protein, whose amino-acid sequence is MTNHRTLILIVYAPALVGVDGRTLAVVHGIERALPGVRLAWELSKAGRPIALPQRDGWLAEASARGMLPLVCNGDESYPVTVKGWGTPARQSVGGQPQFEVHAELPLDAASIAAAADLLEGVADLLSRARRTERGGWIVRLTDTPLDLDNPSHLDALLRAYERFPEIGGRVPPR